Part of the Leucobacter insecticola genome is shown below.
GAGGATCAGGTCGCGATCCTTGGCTTCTTCGGAGCTTACGCATTCATCGCCGCGGTGTTCCTTGGTATTTCAGCATTCGATTCACCCCAACCACGCAGTCCCGTAGAAAGCACACGATGAGCCAGCTTCCAGAGTCCGTACCCCACGATCCCGTGACGCCGTCGCGTAGGGATCGACTGCGCCCGCTCGAGCTGCTCGGGTTTTCCGGGGTCCTCGCAGTGTTTGCGGGCCTCATCGTGTTGATGGTCACAAAGGGCGATTGGATCCTCACCGCTTTTGCTGCAGGCATTGCCTTCATCGCGTGTGTGGTGGTGGTGGCGCTCCTCGGTCTCGGTGGCAAACCGAGCAAGGAAGACGACGAGGCCCGCAAAGATCTACAGCAGCCCGAAAACGGGAAGAACTGGCACTAGGGAACACGCCGCTACCCGCGATCGGTGAATCTCTCAACGAGAATGCACTATCTCGACGAGAAACCATCCTGCCGACGCACGGGAGTGCTTTGTCGTCGAGATAGTGCATTCTCGTGAGAGCCCGCCGCGGCTAGCTACGCTGGTCACGAGGGCGAGGGCGAGGGCGCCTCGCCCAAGCTCGCGCACCCTGGCTTGAGAGCGCAAGCATCACCAAAATGTCGAGCGCGAGCGTGAGGAGTGTTGTTCGCACGGTGATTTCTGCACCGCTCACAAAGTAGTCGACGGCCGCGATCGAGATACTGACCGTTGACCACAGCATCACGAGCAAACGGGCAACGTTGCTGCCGCGCCACAGCCAGCGTGCGAGCAACAGCAGAAACAGCGTCCATGCCGCGCCGAATCCGAGCAGGATCCAGAGCACGATCTGAGCGACCTCCAGATCCTCTTCAAGGTTGAGGTTTTCCAGTGTCTGTGGCCAGGTCCGTACGAATCCGATACTCCATATCACCGCAGCCACAGCGCGCAGCAGCACGAGCAGAGTGCCGCCGATGATGGGTGCAGGACGGGGCGCATCGGGGAGAGGACGGGATCCCGGCCGAGGATGGCGGTGGCCGGCTCGACCGCGGAGCGTTTGGCCCGGGAGTTAGTCATCCGCCACCCCCGTAATGCCGCGCAGATCAAGTATCGGGAGGGAGCCGTCGGTGCGGATCGTGTCACCACCGCCGTTTCTGGAGTGATACCCGGTCGAAAAGTCGATGAGGGTTTCCACAGTGATATCGGGATCGCTGGTGAGTACTGTCTGCACGACGTGGTCGCGCTCGATGTCGGTGTCTGCGTCGATCTTGTGCGTGATTTGTAGTGTGAAGAGCGATAACCCGACGGCGCGATCAAAGGTGCCGGCCGCGAGCCAGTCGACGCGTGCACCGCCCGGGAGCAGCCAGTCATCGGGTGTGCGCCAGAAGCGGACGTGGTGTCGCTTTGCGGGGTTCCCAGAGACCTCCTGCTGGTAGGCGAAATTCTGCATGTTGCCGAACAGAAAGAGCGGGCTCACCGGAGCCTCGTCGTAGCTGCGTCTGGTGAGTGTGGCCAGCACGATTCTCCAGGAGGAGCGTAGTGTCAGCTGATCAGCTTGGATCCACCCGGCGCGTTTCATGGCGGCGTGGAGCTGATCCTCGCTCCCCAACAC
Proteins encoded:
- a CDS encoding ABC transporter ATP-binding protein; amino-acid sequence: MSQLPESVPHDPVTPSRRDRLRPLELLGFSGVLAVFAGLIVLMVTKGDWILTAFAAGIAFIACVVVVALLGLGGKPSKEDDEARKDLQQPENGKNWH
- a CDS encoding LssY C-terminal domain-containing protein; its protein translation is MGSKHTVPATPARRRASLTALFDHFFFVYAGLAAVWLAWLIFTESFQFGWFGILFFVVFWVILAYLVLPRLHRILTTVYVPNYFIGRTRTSDGLLGDPINIAVLGSEDQLHAAMKRAGWIQADQLTLRSSWRIVLATLTRRSYDEAPVSPLFLFGNMQNFAYQQEVSGNPAKRHHVRFWRTPDDWLLPGGARVDWLAAGTFDRAVGLSLFTLQITHKIDADTDIERDHVVQTVLTSDPDITVETLIDFSTGYHSRNGGGDTIRTDGSLPILDLRGITGVADD